AAGCGGCTCCATCGAACAGGAATTCTGCTCCTCATCCAAGTTAAGCACCATTAGCTTTGACTGGAACTTCTTCTCAGAAGAGTTTCTGGAATGGTGAAGCGGCTCCATCGAACAGGAATTCTGCTCCTCATCCAAGTTAAGCACCATTAGCTTTGACTGGAACTTCTTCTCAGAAGAGTTTCTGGAATGGTGTAGTTCGCAATTTCAGGATGCATTTGTCGTTAAAATTTCTGTATATGATGACGCAACAGCCACCTGGGGAGCTGAGGATGTACTCTTTAGCAGGAATGTTGATGCTCTGTGCGGTTCTGTCTCTCAGTCAGATGTGAGTTTTGATAAAGGTGGTGTCTATAATACAGGATGGATGATAAACGAGGTATTAGATTTATCAGCATATGCTGGGAAGCACCTTAAAATTAAGTTCTATGCTACTGACATTGGGGACAGTATTTACGATACAGCCATATTGTTTGATAATATTACCATTACTGACGCACCTTAATTACTAATTCTCTTGTCGGTTGTGGAATCAATGGCTGGGGCGTGGCACACCGCGCCCCAGCATTTTTTATGGTATGAAGATGCTTAAACTAATATTAGCCGGATTTGTAGCAGCCTGTTCGTTTAACTTTCAGGAGCAGGGCAACAAAGCATCTCCGTCATTCAAAATTCCCGATGTCGGGGTCATATCCCTCCTTAATGCCAGAGGTAAGAAAATTGATGAAAACTGCATGACTGAGATAGTTAAAAAGCTAATTACATTATGCGATGAGAACAAGCTTGAACCAGTGAGAACGGAAATCTGGAAAGACCACACAATTGTTAAAGAAGCCCTCAGTGAATTGACAATTAAAATTGAACGAGAGTCTGCCGGTAAATACTTCAATATATTAATTCCGATTAAACACAAGGGAAACCGTATCATCCTCTACAAAGAGGATAAGGATAACTCATCTTATGCCTTGTATAGCCTACCAGAAAATCCACCTGATATTGATTTTTCAAAGTGTATCAGATAGAATAATTAAAGGGGACGGTTGTTTTTTTTTCAGGATAATGTCAAAAAACAAGACCTGACCCTTTTCTTTCAAAACATAAAATAACTATTGACAATACTGAATCTTTCTGTCAGAAAGCAGGTTGCACGCATCATAGTATTCGCAGAAATTTCCTCCCTGTTTCAATGTTAATTTTTAAAAAGTTGAGGAATAGCTTAATGGAAAAGGATTTTTACAGGATAGCAGTTGAACACCCAAAGGGAAAAGCAAGGGAGCTGCATATTTCAAAAAGATTTCTGTCTTTATTTTTATTATCAATCGTAACAATAACTTCAGCGGTATTAGCTTTCCTTTTTCTTTCAGGCATCTATTTTCAGGAAAAAAACAGCAAGGCTGAAATCAGAGGGCTTAACAGAAGAACAAAGTTTTTAAGCCTTGAAAACAGGAAGTACAAAGAAGAATTAAAAAAGCTTGAATCAAAGCTTGACAGTGTCCATCTCCTCGAGAAAAAAATAAGGAAAATTTTCAATATTGATGAAATTGATGATAAAACTATCGAAAAAAAAACAGGAGGACTCGGAGGTCCTGTTATAAATGTTTTGAAAAACCAGACCCTCGAGTCGTTGTTATTCCAGCCTGAAGAGAAATTCTTCCATGAAGATGTTGAAAAAATCTGGAATGCGGCAACTCAGGATGAAGAGAAATTTTCATCCATAATAGAAATTCTCAAGAGCAAAAAAGGCTATCCTTATTTTCTTGCTCCTCAGTGGCCCATTAAAGGCGCAGTGAATTCTGGCTATGGAATAAGACTTGATCCTCTGACAGGGGAAAAATCTTATCATGAAGGCATTGACATTTCAGGAAATATTTGGACTCCTATAAGAGCGGCATCAGACGGAAAGGTTGTATTTTCAGGGTGGGTTGACAGCGGTTACGGAAGAGCAGTCATAATAGACCACGGCAAGGGATATGAGACACTTTATGCCCACAATGTAGCAAATGTTGTTAGTGCCGGAGAAAAGATAAAAAAGGGAGAGATAATAGCATATCTTGGTTCAACCGGAAGAAGCACAGGTCCTCACCTCCATTTTGAAGTAAGATACAAAGGCACTCCGTCAAACCCTAAAAAATTCTTTTTCAATTAATCTTCTCTGAAAAACTCATAAACACTATATTTTAGGCTGAAAAATATTTTCTTTCAAATAATCAGGACAGGAATGTCCTGACTATCGATAGGCAGGGTTTTCTAACCCTGCTAAAAACTTTTCATACCAGCCTTATTACAGTTATCTCAGGCGGGACATTAAGCCTCAGCGGGAATCCTATTGTTCCAAGCCCCGGGTTTACATAAAGATTGCATCTGTTTTCAGTGTAAAGGCCTCTTGTGTAGCGGGTAATAAGGCGCGCAGGACTTATATTAATACCGGGAAGAATTATATTTATCTGTCCTCCATGGGTATGGCCTGAAAGGGTAAGAGGTATGTCATACTTTTTTATTTTATCAAAATAATTCGGATTGTGGCTGAGTAAGATTGTTGCTTTTCCGGTGTTAAGATTTTTTGAAGCCTTTTCAAAGTCGGGTGTAGAACGCATCGGGTCTTCCACACCACAGATGTTAAGTTCGGTGTTGTTAAAAATAAACCCTTCTCCTTCATTTCTGAGAAGTCTTGCACCGCTATTTTTGAAACTTTTGGTAAGTACTTCCTCGTTTCCCCAATAATCATGATTTCCCAAACACCCATAAACAGGCATAAAAGAGCTTAAAAATTTTACTGCATCAAGACATTCAGAGATTGAATCATTAGGAGATGCGATGAAATCCCCGGTAATGAAAAGCATATCAGGCTTAATCTCTGCAACTTTCTTAACCCATTCCCTGATTTCCTTTTTACCCATAAAAAGTCCAGCATGAATGTCGCTTATCTGAACAATCCTCATAGTCTTTAATGAGTCAGGGAGTCCATGAACTTTTATTTCTGCATCTTTAACAGTAAAGTTTTCTCTGGCGAGAAACACCCCGTAAGAGGAACAAAGAACAGGTGCAACGATAATGCCTTTGCCTGCAATTTTTAAGAAATTTCTTTTTCCAATTGAAGATGGCAGGTCAGAAGACCTATCGCTATCCTGGGTAGCATCGGGTCTCCTGACCCGATATTCAGTTTTGTGCTGCTTTTTGTCTTGCAGCGGAATAAAAATTTTATAGATAAAAGAGAAAAGGTCACTAATTTTCAAAATTAAAAAAATCAGAACATAGGAACTTCCCCATATTGCATAGGGATAGACTACAGGGTACATGATGAAGGGTGAAAGGGGTTCATGGGGCCTGCCGACTGCAAAGGTATAAAAAAGTGGAAGATTAAGGAATATAATTGAAGAAACAATCAGTACTTTCAACAAAGGTTTTTTTCGAGCAGAAAAACCTGAATTGTTTATACATCTGATTGCTCTTTTCCCAAGATACCACTGCACAGAGACTATGATGGTAAACATCAATACGAGAAATGCGAGAAAATAGTAGAATCTCATTTTAGCTATTCTTTTCAATCTCAGGCAATGTTCTGATTGCCTGGTCAATCTGAGCTAATTCAGGAAGTTCTTTGTCAATCTTAGAAGCTCCAAGCTCTTTTAATTTCCTTGCACCCGGGATGAACCTGCTTTCAATAGAGCTAACAGCTTTGTTATAATTTTCAACTGCAGATTTAAGCCCGCCGCCAATATTTTCAATATGTTCAAGAAGCGTATTTATTCTGCTGTAAAGCTCTACTCCTGCATCCCATATATTTTTTGAGTTTTCTGCAATTTTTTCCTGCTGCCAGCTAAAGGCAACTGTCCTCAGAAGGGAAATAATTGTTGTGGGAGTGGCAAAAATTATCCTGTTGTTTATGGCGTCTTCAATAAGAGTTCTGTCTATTTCCAGTGCAGCCCCAAAGGAGGATTCAATCTGCAGATAGAGAACGACAAAATCAGTGGTTCCATCAAACTGGCTCCAGTAAGATTTTGAGCTTAAAAGTTTTAAATGTTCTCTGACAGCTTGTGAATGCTTTAAAAGAAATGCCTTCCTTTCATTTTCATCTGTTGTCTCAAATGCCTGCATATAGGCGGAGAGAGGGACTTTTGCATCAACAATTACTTTTTTGTTTCCGGGAAGTTTTACAATCAAATCAGGACGGAGTTTTCCGTCGTCAGTTGTAATGCTTACCTGTTCCTCAAAATCGCAGAACTCGTTCATGCCTGCAAACTCGACAACCCTTTTTAATCCGATTTCACCGTACTTTCCTCTTACCTGCGATGTTTTAAGAGCTGTTACCAGAGCGTTTGTTTCCTTCTGTAATTTTTCCTGAACATTTTTCATGTCATCCAGATAAAGTTTCAACCCGGTATATGCGCTCTGCCTTGAGATTTCTAACTCTTTAATATGTGTTTCATATTTTTCAAGTGAGTCTTTAACTGGCTTCAGTGTTTCATTTATTGTTTCCTGCCGTTTTTCCAAATCTCCTTTCGCATCTGCCATGTACTTTTCCAATGAACTTTTTGCAAGGTCAAGAAACGCTTGATTGTTGCTTTTCAGGGCTTCAGAGGAGAGGGAATTAAAGGTTTCTTTTAACTGCTGAGCAGCATTTTCCAAAAGCTGTTTTTGCTCGTTTAAATTTTTTTGGGCTTCCTCAAGCTGTGTTTCAGCCTTTATGCGCAGAGAGTGCTCGTTTTGAAATGATGCGTTGAGGTTGCTGTATTCGATTGCTTTATCAGTCAGTTGTTTTCTCAGTTCGCTGACAGTGGTTTCAAGCCCTGCTGATTTATTTTCTGCCTCTTTGATTTTCTCAAGAAGAGTAGTCTTGGCTTTTGCTGTAGCAATAAACCATGCAAAAACTGCACCAATTGCAATTCCGATAATTGTAAAAAATATTTCCATATAGAATTTATAACTAATAATGAAATCTTATCTTTTTATATTATATAATATTTATTCTTTGCAACCTTAAAATACTTCAAAATTCATTTGACTTCTATTTATACTTTTTTTATATTTAAAAAAGGCGATGGGGTTCGCCATTAAGCATCCATAAGGGATTAATGACCCCTACTGAAAAATATAAATTTCGGTAGGGGTTTTTATTTTTAATCACCTGCCGGAGTTGAGAAAAAGAGAGGATAAAAATAAAATGGAAAACCAATGGATTCAGGCAGCGCTATGGATGGGACTTGCTTTCGGCGCAACACTTCTATCCTTAAGGATAGCAATATCAATTGCTCTTCTTGAAATTATGGTTGGTGTATTGGGAGGGAGTTTTCTTCCGCTTCAGAGAACAGAATGGGTGAACTTCCTTGCAGGGTTTGGTAGTATACTCCTCACATTTCTTGCCGGTGCTGAGGTTGATCCCGTTGTACTGAAGAAAAGGTTTAAAGAAAGTATGGCTATAGGGATATTATCATTTCTTGCACCATTTCTTGGAGTGATTGCATATGCTTATTATATTGCCGGATGGGGACTTGCTCAGGCTCAGATAGCAGGCATTTCACTTTCAACGACATCTGTTGCCGTAGTCTATGCCGTGATGATTGAGACAGGTTATAACGAAACAGAGCTTGGGAAACTTATACTCGCAGCCTGTTTCATAACTGATCTTGGAACTGTCCTTGCACTTGGCATTCTCTTTGCAAATTATGACCGGTATATGATTTTGTTCATTATAGTTACTGTAATTATACTTTTGTTACTTCCTAAGTTTACACCATGGTTTTTCAAAAAGGTCGGGAGCCGTGTGAGTGAACCTGAAACAAAGTTTATATTCTTTTTGCTCTTTGGGCTTGGAGGTATTTCTATGATGGCAAAGAGTGAGGCGGTGCTTCCAGCATATCTTGTGGGAATGGTGCTTGCGCCTTTTTTTCTTGAGAATAAGACATTGAGTCACAGGATGCGTGTTACTGCATTTACAATGCTGACGCCATTCTATTTTATCAAGGCAGGTTCACTTGTCAAACTATCTGCAATGTGGAACAGTGCAAATTTAATTTTTATATTTCTTCTGATAAAGATGGGAACAAAATTTACAGGTGTGTGGCCCCCAACCAAGATATTCAGCTTTGGTAAAAAGGAAGGGATGTATACAACTTTACTGATGTCAACAGGTCTTACATTTGATACAATTTCAGCCCTTTTTGGACTAACTAATAAGATTATAAATCGGGAGCAGTATACAATCCTTGTCACTGCTGTTATACTTTCAGCAGTAGTGCCAACTTTAATTGCACAAAAATGGTTCAAACCTGAGCTTAAGAAGGAGACTAATGATGTTTAAGAAAATATTAATTGCCAATGATGGTTCTGACGGTGCAAAGCATGCACTTCAGGTTGCCATTGACCTTTCAAAAAAATATAATGCAGATCTCCATAGTATCTCAGTTGAAGAGGGAGTACCGCACTATGCTGCGACTATTGGAGAGGTAGAAGAGTTTAAGCAGGAAGCAAACAATTATTTTAGAAAGGTCAATGAAGAAGCCGTTGAGATGGCAAAAAAAGAAGGTGTCAAGCTTCACACAAAGGTTCTGCCGGGTCATGAAGTAGAGACGGTTATTAATTATGCTAAAGATGGAAAATTCGATCTTCTTGTGATTGGCTTTATGGGCCATTCAAAAATCTTTGGAAGAGTATGGGGTTCAACTTCCCAGAACATAACAAAGCTTTCTCCCTGCACAGTGATTGTTGTGAAATAATTCGAAACGGCGATGGAATTTGCTTGCTCATCATGGAAAGATATCATTAATGTGTTGATAGACAAGATTTGAGAAAACATATCTCGCAATTGCTCCAAGAGAGCCGCCAAGAGCTATAAATAGAATCTGTAGCATTAATGACCTAAAATAAATTTGTAAAAATCACTGAAATATTTTCTTTTTTATATTATAATAATATTTGTTATTTGCAATCTTAAAATACTTTTTTCATTTTGTTGACAAAGGCATTTTTTAATGGGTATAGTCTAAAAAAATATTTTAAATTTAAATTTTCAATTTCTAATTTACAATTACACAGGGTTTTTATGATTGGAACACTTTTAAGGAAAGTAATAGGAAGCAAGAACGACAGGGATTTAAAGGCAATACAACCCATTGTTGAAAGAATCAACAGCCTTGAACCTGAAATAAGAAAACTTTCTGATGTCAAACTCATGGCAAAGACCAGCGAGTTCAAAGAAAGAACCGGGAAAGGCGAGAGCCTTGATGATATTTTATGTGAATCTTTTGCAGTAGTGCGTGAAGCCTCGCGCAGGGTGCTTGGGATGAGACATTTTGATGTTCAGCTTATCGGGGGAATGATACTTCATCAGGGAAAAATCGCTGAAATGAAAACAGGAGAGGGCAAGACCCTTGTTGCAACGCTTTCTGTTTATCTCAATGCGCTTACAGGGAAAGGTGTCCATGTAGTTACAGTTAATGATTACCTTGCAAGAAGAGACAGTGAATGGATGGGAGGAATATATAAATTCCTTGGGCTTTCAGTAGGCCTTATCCAGCATGATATGTATGATGAGAAGAGAAAGGAATCATATAACAGCGACATTACATACGGGACAAATAATGAGTTCGGGTTTGATTATTTGAGAGACAACATGAAATTCAGAATTGAGGATTACTGCCAGAGGGAACTCAACTATGCCATTGTTGATGAGGTTGACAGCATATTGGTTGATGAGGCAAGGACACCGCTCATAATTTCAGGGCCTACAGAGGAATCAACTGACAAGTATTATATCATCAATAAGCTTGTTCCAAGGCTGAAGGTTGAAACTGATTATAAAATAGATGAAAAGGCAAGGACAGTCTCCCTGAGTGAAGATGGCGTTGCAAAGGCAGAGAAGTTTTTAAATATTGACAATCTTTATGACCCTAAAAACATTGAGCTGATTCATCACGTCCATCAGGCTCTGAAGGCTTATACGCTGTTTAAAAGAGATGTGGATTATGTCGTGAATGAAGGGGAGGTAGTTATCGTTGATGAATTCACAGGAAGATTGATGCCGGGAAGACGTTACAGCGAAGGGCTTCATCAGGCACTTGAGGCAAAAGAGAATGTAAAAATTGCCAATGAAAACCAGACCCTTGCCACAATTACTTTTCAGAATTATTTCAGAATGTACAAAAAACTTGCAGGAATGACAGGCACTGCAGACACTGAGGCGGAGGAGTTTCATAAAATCTATAAACTTGAGGTTGCTGTAAT
The sequence above is drawn from the Candidatus Schekmanbacteria bacterium RIFCSPLOWO2_02_FULL_38_14 genome and encodes:
- a CDS encoding potassium transporter Kef, which codes for MENQWIQAALWMGLAFGATLLSLRIAISIALLEIMVGVLGGSFLPLQRTEWVNFLAGFGSILLTFLAGAEVDPVVLKKRFKESMAIGILSFLAPFLGVIAYAYYIAGWGLAQAQIAGISLSTTSVAVVYAVMIETGYNETELGKLILAACFITDLGTVLALGILFANYDRYMILFIIVTVIILLLLPKFTPWFFKKVGSRVSEPETKFIFFLLFGLGGISMMAKSEAVLPAYLVGMVLAPFFLENKTLSHRMRVTAFTMLTPFYFIKAGSLVKLSAMWNSANLIFIFLLIKMGTKFTGVWPPTKIFSFGKKEGMYTTLLMSTGLTFDTISALFGLTNKIINREQYTILVTAVILSAVVPTLIAQKWFKPELKKETNDV